TGAACGCCGATATACCGAAGCGCACCGATGGTTTCAGGAATTGAAGAGCTCACTAACCCCGGGGCAGGAGTCCTCAGTTCTCAGATGCTCCGTCTCAGCGCGCCTCCTTGCCGTAGCCTTAAAGAAGGCCGATATGGATCATACtattgagcttctgctctgTGAGGTCATCGACGGCCTAGATGGCAGCCTCAGTGGAACAATTGCAGAGTTGAATGAACTTCTGGAGAGCTTGTCGCTTGCAAGGCGTTCCGTCGTTGGCCTCCTAATGACATGCTTAGGGCCGAATGCAGGAGAAAGCACCGTTCCAAGCGACCTGGTAAACCATCTTAAAACGTTCGTTCTCAAATATCCACGATTTGTTCGCCGATGGACAGGACTTCCACCAAACAAAGATGCGTCGTCTAAGCAAGTTCTTCAGTTTGATCAGCGACGACAGCTAGTTGCACAATCCATAGGACAGACCCTCGATGCTACCTTGATGGTCATCAAATGCGACATCCAGTCAGATGCGAGTGGGTGGCAAGCTATCGATGATGTTCTTCAACATTGTGTCTCACTACTCGACTGCATGAATGCGTCGACCTTATCCACCGCCAAGATAGACAACCTTGGCACCTATGCCGTCAAGATTTCAAGCCTTtacttctccatcttttcgcAACTTCGGAAGAAATCTAGTCGATCTAAAGAAGAGAATAAGCATTTCCTGCGGGCCTTGCATCGATCAATTGACGTGGTTAAGGACTGtaacgaagaagagaaggagaaggcgcAGCTATCGACAAAGATTGAGATGTTTGCTGATTTGTGCAAAACTTCTGGCAGGACTGAGGATGCCGTGCAAACAATGCGATACATCTGTTCTAGTATGGCTGAGAATGGCGTTTTGGCCGATGTTGCCGCTGCCCTCGATACACAGTCTCCAAGCCTTGCATGGAGCATGAACGATAGAGTATCTCTCATGTCACGCACTCTGCGGTCCATGTCCAAGATTGACAGTTCGTGGAACGAGTGGACTTTTCCTCTCCCAGAGGCCGAGCGTGCTGCGGTTTTGGAGCATATGATGCGTGTTGGTCTTACTagctcttctgcttcatcacAGCCTCTTGGTCTTTATGATGCCGGAGTGGCTGCTTTACTCCGCATATACACACTAGAAAAGCATCCGGTGCGTCGGCTCCGCGTGTTGTTGCATCTTTGCTACCAGAAtcttggagaggaggagcagcttgCCAAAATCCTTTCTCTGGCCGAGGAAACATGGGAGTATATGCAAACCGAAGGCAACGGGGAGGATGATTCGTTAGCCCACTTCATTCCCCATATGCAGGCTTATTGCACCTCCATCGGTGCTTTGATACGCGTTGATAGATCAATGTCGACGCTAATCAACGAGGCAATCGATTCCTGGAAGTCCATGATTGGGACTTGTGAGACGCAAGACGAGCTATTTACCATAATAGACGACCCTCAAGGCCTCCTCGATCATCTGCATTCGTTGCACCAGCTTGCGGGCCTTAAAGGAGAGACACGTCTCCAGCTTGCCATTTCGGAGCTCAACATCACCTTGTCAAGAGTATTCGTTGGATCTACAGAAGCCAGTGGTGATGGACTAGTCCTCAGCCATAGCCAGCTGGCAGCGCAATACGTAAACATTGGACTTTTCCCTCAAGCTCTAAAGACCATAGTACAGACTCAAGAGCTTCTCAGCCGCTATGATGGGCTATCGCGCCAAGTTCTTGCCGAGTTTTACCTCTCCCAGGCAGAGTATCACACCGGTATTGGCGACATGGACACTGCGTAAGTATATCTTTTGAATACCATGCATATATTAAAACGAACGGAAAAGCTAACAGTTTGCAGATTCGATTGCCTATCCAAAGCTAGTAAGATTTGCAATAGTCCGTATTCCTCTTGGGCTCGAAGCAAGTCTCACGCCTCGATGGTCATATCTCTCACCTCATTGTTGCAATCCATTGTTACTCTCCAAGCTGGAGATATTCAAGAGGCCCTTTCGCTTGTGAAAACGAGCGTCCGCATGCTTACTCACAACTGGACCAAGCTGGAAGCAGCACTGGAGGCCGACCAAAAGAGCGTCGATATGAGCCTTTCAGACATTAATAACAGCAGTACAGATTTAATGTCGTCAAAGGGAAAGGTGGCTGGTCCTCGGTTCTGGACTCTGGCCAGTCCACTTATTCGAAGCCTTTTACACATCTCTTCAGTCTACGCCCATATCGGCATGTTTCAGGAAACAGTCTATTATGCCGAGTCCGCTTGGAAGATTGCAGAGAGCACTCAATCCTCGCTCTACAAAGCACAAGTGGCTATCTGGACTGGATCTGTTTACCTCAAGGCCGGAAAGCTTCCCAAGGCACTCACCACTTTtcaggaagcagaagagcagcTACCCCGTGATACCTGTTCAGCTCGTGTTCGCTTTGCTCGTCAACTCGGAGAATTTTATTGGGAAAtcggagaagacgagaaagcTGCCGAGTTTTTGAAGATGGCTGAGGAGACTGCCCGTCTCCTCAGCACAGCCGAGGATGAATACGACAGCGATACCGCCGAGGAACCTGCCGCTGAAGCCAGGACTATGAGATCTACCAGatcaacaaagacaaaggcaCCAGCTGCCCCTAAACCCTCTAAGCGCGTCACAGCCAAGTCCAAAGCGGCAACTGCAGCAGATATCGTACAGCTACCAAAAGACATATATTATGCCAGCCTCCacgccgccatcatcttgtcACGCACTTTGGGGCTCATTTACCAGAAGGATTGGTCGTCGGCTCTGCAAGCCCTAGAGCAGCTCAAGGATTTGCCTAAACTTGTTGGCGTGCTATCTCAGGAACAGGTCATGATGGCAGAATCATTAATTGGTCACAGTATGGAGCAGATGATTTCTGATCCTGTCTTCTCGGTTATGCAAGACTCGACCATTTCATTCCCTGCCGTGTCCACCATGGGCCTacatgctgctggagggcTCCAAAAGAATTCCAGCGATTCCGATTCCGATTCTCCTGCCTTCGCTGATGCGTTGAAAAAAGCACAAGAGCTTTTAATTGAAGCTCACGCCTCTGCGCTGTCAAGCTCTGACAGCAGCATGGTTCGTCGTatctctgctctgcttcagAGCACCGTCATCTTTTTATCGGCGACATTGGCCTCGAAATCACTTTCAGAATCGGGGCTAGGCACAGTTGCTGTTGACATTGCTCGAAATGTGACTTGGCAACGAGAGCAGCAGACACTGGCCGGGTTAAATAACGATACGATCCCTGTCCGTGTTGCAACTCCTGTCCACAAGCCACCGACGATGGAAGCAATGGCCGACATGACCAACTTCCAGGAGAACTATGTTGACTTGATCCCGAAGAAATGGAGCGTTATTTCGATTTCTTTGAGCGATAATCGCCATGATCTTTGTATCACCAAATTCCAGGCGGGCCAGGGCCCGTTCATCTTGCGCTTGCCTTTGGAGAGGGCCAACTCTCGAGATGCTGATTCCGAGGTCTTCAATTTTGAACATGGCCGCGAGGAGCTGTTGGAGCTCAtcaagctggccaacgaAAGCAGTCACTCCGCACGAGACTTTACTGCCAAAGGAGAGCGTGGTGCCTGGTGGGCCGAGCGACAGGCCCTGGATTCTCGACTGAAGAAACTCTTGGTCACCATCGAGACCACATGGCTGGGAGGATTCAAGGGCATGTTTTCCCAACATCGTAAGAATGCGGAGCTGTTGGCTCGCTTTCAGAGGGATTTCCACCAAATGCTTGACAGGATGCTGCCGTCTCGAAACAAGGCCCgcggcaagaagacggcagTCAAAACTGAGACTGTCACTCTGGATCCCAGGATACTCGACCTATTCATCGGGTTGGGCGATCCGACTGAGCCTGACGTCGACTTTGATGAGGCGTTGAATGATTTACTTTACTTTGTTGTGGATATTCTGCAATTCCATGGCGAGCGGAACGCTTATGATGAAATTGACTTTGACGGGATGGTTCTGGAGACGTACGATGCTCTGCGTGGATATCACAACGCCGCCAATTCTACTGAAAGGGAGGAGGGTGCGCATACTGTGCTCGTTCTCGACAAACTCCTCCATGCTTTCCCCTGGGAGTCGATGCCCTGCATGGATGGCCTTTCCGTATCACGCGTACCGTCTTTAGCATGCCTTCGTCAGCTTATTCGAGAGGCTGGCAGGAATCCAGCAAGAAAGTCGCATGGCCACTTTGTCTCAGCAAAGGCCGGCATGTACATCCTCAACCCTTCATCCGACTTGACCAATACGCAAaccttcttccagccagCTTTTTCGGGCCTTTCATCGTGGagcggcatcatcaacaaggcaCCAAAGGAGTCGGAATTCGAAAGGGCTCTCGCCACGTCTGAGATTATGGTGTACTTTGGCCACGGCAGCGGTGCTCAGTACATCCGCGGCAAGACGATCCGCCGCTTGGAAAAGTGCAGGCCGACGACGTTTCTCATGGGCTGTAGCTCTGCGGCCCTGACTGATGCGGGCGAGTTTGAGAGCTATGGCCCTGTTTGGAACTATATGATGGCTGGGTGTCCGGCGGTCGTGGGCACGCTTTGGGATGTGACTGATCGCGACATTGACCGCTTTGCCGGCAAGACTTTTGAAGAATGGGGGCTCTTTGCGAGGGGCACGTTTGATGGGGCGACGAACAAGGGCAAAGGCAAGGCTAGGAGCTTTgcagaggagattgaggaagTGAGTCGCCATGAGCGCGGTGATGGCCTCCGCAATGCATCACTTGCCGAGGCGGTGGCGACGGCGAGAAATGCGTGTCGCTTCAAGTATCTCAATGGTGCGGCAGTTGTTTTGTATGGAATTCCGGTCTATATTAAGAAGGATTAATGGTTTTTGGGGTGAATTATGGCACGGAAAACTATTGGGGGAGGAAATAGGGTTGGACGGACAACAGGGTAATGTTATAAAAGGGAAGCGGATTGATATGACCTTGAATGATGGATATGAGACCACAGCGTTTGGATAATGAAATTGGCCTTACTTAGATTACGTCCATTTTCGGTTTGTctgtttatttgttttgttttgttttttagGCATAGCGGAGGGCGTATATGAatttggagatgaagttaGAAAATGATATGACGTTATGACATTCTAGTTGAAGAGGAG
The sequence above is drawn from the Trichoderma breve strain T069 chromosome 5, whole genome shotgun sequence genome and encodes:
- a CDS encoding peptidase family c50 domain-containing protein, whose translation is MASLQAKVDAVKAAVSSTTSCTPAAVVTLKELLLPEPESQPPKPKSRSTKAGTATKTKSSAGSDGENLSSRERAALATHIINVTLKTLSEAAKPLPSSTQSKQNGDLREDAGRQSSRRSSSSPLSPAQPRALNRLATSANVEANQTKSQAPAQSTGCLATVECARIAFSALRAIKGPTKPDEADFQLETGMSALTGKLLALGMHDQALKELRVLKRRLDSIINGAQSSSAKSGSEITTTTSAIADLLNFNGSITKNSLATITGYQMQVLKLIAATKKPSHIEVILPYLADSYTSSPFNLLSTLAKEGAKEAAKAARQMASLSQVLLSLAPSISSQEDAVATEPRLSPSPDVAFELQSLAFRIQLKWWKLAGHKGNIDNDVVSPFSRCLRAFTRRQKLDKGSVYQTASESYDTIMQLIHAQKYRPATSFDSPLASIHQILGSAAQAERRYTEAHRWFQELKSSLTPGQESSVLRCSVSARLLAVALKKADMDHTIELLLCEVIDGLDGSLSGTIAELNELLESLSLARRSVVGLLMTCLGPNAGESTVPSDLVNHLKTFVLKYPRFVRRWTGLPPNKDASSKQVLQFDQRRQLVAQSIGQTLDATLMVIKCDIQSDASGWQAIDDVLQHCVSLLDCMNASTLSTAKIDNLGTYAVKISSLYFSIFSQLRKKSSRSKEENKHFLRALHRSIDVVKDCNEEEKEKAQLSTKIEMFADLCKTSGRTEDAVQTMRYICSSMAENGVLADVAAALDTQSPSLAWSMNDRVSLMSRTLRSMSKIDSSWNEWTFPLPEAERAAVLEHMMRVGLTSSSASSQPLGLYDAGVAALLRIYTLEKHPVRRLRVLLHLCYQNLGEEEQLAKILSLAEETWEYMQTEGNGEDDSLAHFIPHMQAYCTSIGALIRVDRSMSTLINEAIDSWKSMIGTCETQDELFTIIDDPQGLLDHLHSLHQLAGLKGETRLQLAISELNITLSRVFVGSTEASGDGLVLSHSQLAAQYVNIGLFPQALKTIVQTQELLSRYDGLSRQVLAEFYLSQAEYHTGIGDMDTAKICNSPYSSWARSKSHASMVISLTSLLQSIVTLQAGDIQEALSLVKTSVRMLTHNWTKLEAALEADQKSVDMSLSDINNSSTDLMSSKGKVAGPRFWTLASPLIRSLLHISSVYAHIGMFQETVYYAESAWKIAESTQSSLYKAQVAIWTGSVYLKAGKLPKALTTFQEAEEQLPRDTCSARVRFARQLGEFYWEIGEDEKAAEFLKMAEETARLLSTAEDEYDSDTAEEPAAEARTMRSTRSTKTKAPAAPKPSKRVTAKSKAATAADIVQLPKDIYYASLHAAIILSRTLGLIYQKDWSSALQALEQLKDLPKLVGVLSQEQVMMAESLIGHSMEQMISDPVFSVMQDSTISFPAVSTMGLHAAGGLQKNSSDSDSDSPAFADALKKAQELLIEAHASALSSSDSSMVRRISALLQSTVIFLSATLASKSLSESGLGTVAVDIARNVTWQREQQTLAGLNNDTIPVRVATPVHKPPTMEAMADMTNFQENYVDLIPKKWSVISISLSDNRHDLCITKFQAGQGPFILRLPLERANSRDADSEVFNFEHGREELLELIKLANESSHSARDFTAKGERGAWWAERQALDSRLKKLLVTIETTWLGGFKGMFSQHRKNAELLARFQRDFHQMLDRMLPSRNKARGKKTAVKTETVTLDPRILDLFIGLGDPTEPDVDFDEALNDLLYFVVDILQFHGERNAYDEIDFDGMVLETYDALRGYHNAANSTEREEGAHTVLVLDKLLHAFPWESMPCMDGLSVSRVPSLACLRQLIREAGRNPARKSHGHFVSAKAGMYILNPSSDLTNTQTFFQPAFSGLSSWSGIINKAPKESEFERALATSEIMVYFGHGSGAQYIRGKTIRRLEKCRPTTFLMGCSSAALTDAGEFESYGPVWNYMMAGCPAVVGTLWDVTDRDIDRFAGKTFEEWGLFARGTFDGATNKGKGKARSFAEEIEEAVATARNACRFKYLNGAAVVLYGIPVYIKKD